The Arachis hypogaea cultivar Tifrunner chromosome 14, arahy.Tifrunner.gnm2.J5K5, whole genome shotgun sequence genome has a segment encoding these proteins:
- the LOC112744344 gene encoding uncharacterized protein — MGRRQNDSGFGKFTILSLFLMGAISCLAVYLFLTVVFSPNNTTASLSSMEHVDGVDDLLNHEEGGEEEERPCCDGVKHLELWGDAVKWGSDFRVNSSKECCMACKRMCRGDGGACLCNSWVFCGDRDACGPRFGECWLKRQKDALNPERRDLGDKVMWTSGLVFDKGEGIVGLETDYGILRIKLFPDCAPQSASYILELLALPHCIGCQIYRSESRGSFWDSEGNHIKKASFGPPFALIQGTFESIGSTFKDIPKEYCPTIRRGSVAWVGSGPEFFISLANHNEWKNAYTVFGSIPSEDMEILEKIAQLPTKSDVWNGIHVAVLENPVSLRFRRITT; from the exons ATGGGTCGTCGGCAAAACGACTCAGGTTTCGGTAAATTTACCATTTTGTCCCTCTTCCTGATGGGTGCAATCTCCTGCTTGGCGGTATACCTGTTTCTCACTGTGGTTTTCAGTCCCAACAACACTACTGCATCTCTTTCTTCAATGGAGCATGTTGATGGGGTTGACGATTTGCTGAACcatgaagaaggaggagaagaagaagaaaggccaTGTTGTGATGGGGTTAAGCATTTGGAGCTATGGGGTGATGCCGTTAAATGGGGTAGTGATTTTAGGGTAAATTCTTCTAAGGAATGTTGCATGGCTTGTAAGAGGATGTGTAGAGGTGATGGTGGAGCTTGTTTGTGTAATTCATGGGTGTTTTGTGGTGATAGAGATGCATGTGGACCTAGATTTGGTGAG TGTTGGTTAAAAAGACAGAAGGATGCATTAAACCCTGAACGACGAGACTTGGGAGATAAAGTGATGTGGACTTCTGGTTTAGTCTTTGATAAGGGAGAG GGAATTGTTGGTCTGGAAACTGACTACGGAATTCTACGTATAAAA CTTTTTCCCGACTGTGCTCCCCAATCTGCCTCCTACATTCTTGAGTTGTTGGCATTGCCTCACTGCATTGGATGCCAGATTTATCGTTCAGAGAGCCGAGGTAGCTTTTGGGATTCAGAGGGAAACCACATTAAGAAG GCTTCATTTGGCCCCCCTTTTGCGCTAATCCAAGGAACATTTGAATCGATTGGTTCTACATTCAAGGATATCCCAAAAGAGTATTGTCCGACCATAAGAAGAGGATCTGTAGCATGGGTTGGTTCAGGTCCAGAATTCTTCATCAGCCTGGCTAATCATAATGAATGGAAAAATGCATACACTGTCTTCGGTTCCATACCATCTGAAGATATGGAAATCTTGGAGAAAATTGCTCAGCTTCCGACCAAATCAGATGTTTGGAATGGCATTCATGTTGCTGTCTTGGAGAATCCGGTTTCATTACGGTTCCGGAGAATTACCACATAG